The following are encoded together in the Iodobacter fluviatilis genome:
- a CDS encoding Crp/Fnr family transcriptional regulator — MTRHPIYSLEFFSGIPESILNSIAHESQLRTAIRNQQVITKGSLGDELFFLIRGRLQVVDVTEDGRELCIHIIHEGEYFGELAVIDGGTRSTSVVSIADAELLVLSRATALQLIYSHPILAERLMKKLAFLVRLSSQNRAMLSIQNPFQRICTVLTTLIRTLPSNLKVIELPPQQSLAGMTNCSRETVSRAIGQLLNTGIAEKDRKMLILREPERLQSIVKGKISIE; from the coding sequence ATGACACGCCATCCCATTTATTCTTTAGAATTTTTTTCTGGGATACCAGAAAGCATTTTAAATTCGATTGCGCACGAATCTCAGCTTAGGACAGCCATCCGTAACCAGCAAGTGATTACCAAGGGCTCTCTAGGCGATGAGTTGTTTTTTTTGATTAGAGGCCGTTTACAAGTCGTCGACGTTACAGAAGACGGTCGGGAGCTTTGCATTCACATCATTCACGAAGGGGAGTACTTTGGTGAGCTAGCGGTCATAGATGGCGGAACCCGTTCAACAAGCGTAGTTTCAATTGCCGATGCCGAGCTATTGGTGCTCAGCCGCGCCACTGCGCTTCAGCTGATTTACTCCCACCCCATTTTGGCTGAACGGCTAATGAAAAAGCTCGCATTCTTAGTACGCTTATCGTCACAAAACCGAGCCATGCTTAGCATACAAAACCCATTTCAGCGCATATGTACCGTGTTAACCACATTAATACGCACCCTACCTAGTAATTTAAAAGTCATCGAACTACCGCCTCAGCAATCACTTGCAGGAATGACTAATTGCAGCCGTGAAACCGTATCTAGAGCCATAGGCCAGCTACTGAATACTGGTATTGCAGAAAAAGATCGGAAAATGCTCATTTTGCGAGAACCAGAACGTCTACAAAGCATAGTAAAAGGAAAGATCTCAATTGAGTAA
- a CDS encoding glycosyltransferase: METVTFDLVEGLNQQGVNADVLCSNKGTETRIDLNNTRYHVIRAGTLAVINSTSISIKLITELKNRVHQYDAIHIHLPNPMANLAMWLIKPKCKVYLHWHSDIVKQKHMLKLYAPWLKWLINRADGIIATSQQYANSSKWLSHNIDKVSIIPIGVADKSQLASQELVNKIRSEYLGKKIVLSIGRSAIYKGIIHLIEACKYTNDDIVVLIGGPGVESFRHLIQKLGLEYKVKILGEISDQQLPSYYSACDIFCLPSILRSEAYGIVQVEAMSFSKPVISCDISGSGVAWVNEHEKSGLIVPPADSLALANAINKLCQDDKLRNNMAVYARKRFEQELTAEKMVKKTIQMYQASSMAVMQTEIFSFRKAFDTEILNSEQALSTKKTKQHSN; this comes from the coding sequence ATTGAAACAGTAACCTTCGATTTAGTTGAAGGCCTTAACCAGCAAGGTGTGAATGCAGATGTACTCTGTAGCAATAAAGGTACGGAAACTAGAATAGATCTAAATAATACGCGCTACCATGTAATTAGAGCGGGTACACTGGCGGTTATTAATTCGACATCAATATCTATAAAGTTAATTACTGAACTAAAAAATCGTGTCCACCAATACGATGCGATTCATATTCATTTACCTAATCCAATGGCTAATTTGGCCATGTGGCTAATTAAGCCAAAATGTAAGGTTTATCTACATTGGCATAGTGATATTGTTAAACAAAAACATATGCTCAAGCTCTATGCCCCATGGCTAAAATGGCTCATTAATCGTGCCGATGGCATTATTGCTACCTCACAGCAATATGCAAACTCATCGAAATGGCTTAGCCATAATATAGATAAAGTTTCCATTATCCCTATTGGTGTTGCAGATAAAAGCCAGCTTGCCTCACAGGAACTTGTAAACAAAATACGCAGCGAATACTTAGGTAAAAAAATTGTTTTATCTATCGGCAGATCAGCCATATATAAAGGCATCATCCACTTAATTGAAGCTTGTAAATATACTAATGATGATATCGTAGTGTTAATTGGCGGACCAGGTGTAGAGAGTTTCCGCCACTTGATACAAAAACTAGGACTCGAATATAAAGTTAAAATATTGGGTGAAATTTCAGATCAACAATTGCCTTCATATTACAGTGCCTGCGATATATTCTGTCTGCCTTCTATTTTAAGATCAGAAGCCTACGGCATTGTGCAAGTAGAGGCCATGAGCTTTTCCAAACCAGTTATCTCATGTGATATATCTGGCTCTGGGGTGGCTTGGGTTAATGAGCATGAAAAATCTGGCTTAATTGTCCCTCCTGCAGATTCACTGGCATTAGCTAATGCTATAAATAAGCTCTGCCAAGACGATAAGTTGCGAAATAATATGGCCGTCTACGCAAGAAAAAGATTTGAGCAAGAGTTAACCGCTGAAAAAATGGTAAAAAAAACGATACAAATGTATCAAGCAAGCAGTATGGCTGTGATGCAAACTGAAATTTTTTCATTCCGAAAAGCATTTGACACAGAAATATTAAATAGCGAACAAGCACTTTCCACGAAAAAAACCAAGCAACATAGTAATTAG
- a CDS encoding glycosyltransferase family 4 protein yields MDKINILFSAQGMIPPLTGIGRYATSLSRAMQQFETDIDLNYYQFGRVSKKTNNEYLLSKLRNFVNRFPALKCYLRKKYHSNRGAHTIKNKNYIYHEPNYIPTVLQYPYLVTVHDLSHIINPEWHPIERVRFLNDHLPITLEKAEAIFVVSKSVQKELINWMPEVTNKLHITYNGVDHNKFSPESYNSQILKKYNLPSKDYFLFLGTIEPRKKIEDLLLAYQMLVQNKKTTLPLIIIGGAGWKCEDLLNRIKKSKNVHWLQYVTEEDLPALLAGARCMVYPSAYEGFGLPVLESMSVGTPVITTAGGAIQEIGGAAPFYFNNGDIEGLAEHMTNLALNPECASDHITEGLIRSNYFTWDRCAAKTLNTYRDVWANHY; encoded by the coding sequence ATGGATAAAATAAATATTTTATTTTCGGCCCAAGGCATGATCCCACCACTCACGGGGATAGGCCGCTATGCAACCAGCTTATCTAGGGCGATGCAGCAATTTGAAACAGATATTGACCTAAATTACTATCAATTTGGCCGTGTTAGCAAAAAAACCAATAATGAGTATCTACTTTCTAAGCTAAGAAATTTCGTGAATCGATTTCCAGCATTAAAATGCTATCTTAGAAAAAAATATCATAGCAATCGTGGTGCACACACCATTAAGAATAAAAACTATATCTATCACGAACCTAATTACATTCCAACGGTATTACAATACCCATATTTAGTAACCGTTCACGACTTATCCCATATTATTAACCCAGAATGGCACCCAATCGAAAGAGTTCGCTTTTTAAATGATCACCTCCCTATCACACTAGAAAAGGCAGAAGCCATCTTTGTGGTATCGAAATCAGTACAAAAAGAGCTGATCAATTGGATGCCCGAGGTAACAAATAAACTACACATCACCTATAACGGCGTAGACCATAATAAGTTTTCGCCTGAATCTTACAATAGCCAAATATTAAAAAAATATAATCTACCAAGCAAAGACTACTTTCTATTTTTGGGCACCATTGAGCCTAGAAAAAAAATTGAAGACCTATTACTAGCCTATCAAATGCTAGTTCAAAACAAAAAAACCACACTTCCATTAATTATTATTGGCGGAGCTGGCTGGAAGTGTGAAGATCTATTAAACAGAATAAAAAAGAGTAAGAATGTTCATTGGCTACAATATGTAACTGAAGAAGACTTGCCCGCCCTTTTGGCTGGCGCACGCTGCATGGTCTATCCATCGGCTTATGAAGGCTTTGGTTTACCCGTATTAGAATCAATGAGCGTGGGTACGCCGGTGATTACCACCGCAGGCGGAGCGATCCAAGAAATTGGTGGAGCCGCCCCCTTTTATTTTAATAACGGTGATATAGAGGGCTTGGCAGAACATATGACCAATCTAGCCCTCAACCCTGAATGCGCTAGCGATCACATCACCGAAGGGCTAATTAGATCAAATTACTTTACCTGGGATCGATGTGCCGCTAAAACTCTTAACACATATAGGGATGTATGGGCGAATCATTATTAA
- a CDS encoding VanZ family protein, with protein sequence MGESLLNGVLISSTIITIIVGSFYNLQQYSPVKNDKVIHFIAYFFLSLLIAPYFTYTKTFIILFLMGTSIEILQPLTGRKCCIYDQLANTTGIISSMTLLYVWGAFFGNH encoded by the coding sequence ATGGGCGAATCATTATTAAATGGTGTATTAATATCATCCACAATCATAACCATTATTGTGGGTTCATTTTATAATTTGCAACAATATTCTCCCGTTAAAAATGATAAAGTTATCCATTTTATTGCTTACTTTTTTCTTAGTCTACTCATAGCACCTTATTTTACCTACACAAAAACATTTATCATTTTATTTTTAATGGGAACAAGTATTGAAATATTGCAACCATTAACAGGTAGAAAATGTTGTATTTATGACCAGCTAGCCAACACCACCGGTATTATTTCCTCAATGACATTACTCTACGTATGGGGGGCTTTTTTTGGAAATCATTAA
- a CDS encoding ABC transporter permease codes for MEIIKRILAGRWLLHAMVSREIKSRYSGSLLGIFWLFFAPVLMILTYSLVFADLMKSRLPGINSHYAYTMYLTSGMLVWQYFSEIIAKGKLFLVENAGLLRKNKISKIIPLLSVVVIALVNSLVLAGFYFIFLIILGSFSFEIIAVYILQIAVITLFAFSLSGLLALAHAYIRDVGQFVDAIMQLLFWATPIVYAPQILPTWAANYIYLNPVYWVSQLGQQVILGWPIAWNWLFYALILSVTLFLIFYIFYSKNIQKIMDDL; via the coding sequence TTGGAAATCATTAAAAGAATACTCGCCGGCCGCTGGCTATTGCATGCAATGGTAAGTAGAGAAATTAAATCAAGATATAGTGGGTCATTACTTGGTATATTTTGGCTGTTTTTTGCACCTGTATTAATGATACTCACCTATAGCTTAGTTTTTGCAGATTTAATGAAATCTCGTTTGCCAGGTATAAATAGTCATTACGCTTATACAATGTATTTAACCAGCGGCATGCTAGTTTGGCAGTATTTTTCCGAAATTATAGCCAAAGGTAAATTATTTTTAGTTGAAAATGCAGGCCTACTTAGAAAAAATAAAATTTCAAAGATAATCCCACTACTATCAGTAGTAGTCATTGCGCTTGTTAATAGTTTAGTCTTAGCGGGGTTTTATTTTATATTTTTAATTATACTAGGATCATTCAGCTTTGAAATTATAGCGGTTTATATTTTACAAATAGCCGTGATTACCCTGTTTGCTTTTAGTTTATCTGGGCTACTGGCACTTGCCCATGCCTATATTAGAGATGTAGGGCAATTTGTTGATGCCATTATGCAGTTATTATTTTGGGCAACCCCAATAGTCTATGCTCCACAAATTTTACCTACATGGGCCGCAAATTATATTTATCTCAACCCCGTTTACTGGGTTTCGCAATTAGGGCAACAGGTTATACTTGGCTGGCCAATTGCATGGAATTGGCTATTTTACGCACTCATCCTTTCCGTAACTTTATTTTTAATATTTTATATATTTTATTCTAAAAACATTCAAAAAATCATGGATGATCTATAA
- a CDS encoding ABC transporter ATP-binding protein, with translation MALISVENVSKVFSIYPLRRHKLQALLGIDASRHCINKWALKEISFSIEAGESIAIVGRNGSGKSTLLKLICQTLSPSEGLITVNGRIGALLELGIGFHEELSGRENVYISGQLLGMSRHEIDQHIDSIIGFSELAEYIDIQLKKYSSGMQMRLAFSVATAVRPEILIVDEALSVGDAYFQHKCFDKIKAFQALGTSLLFVSHDPLAVKTLCDRAILLDKGKMLADDSPAAILDYYNALISNSENNKICIDEGVRSGTGEAKLLAVDVYKDNEKIQAVLSGSKIQIHVTYQVVQKIPDLTIGFLIKDRVGNEVFGSNTFLMQKKPPLKQGEKFQIIFELADFRLAAGSYNLSIALHSSYHHLIKNYDWWDHAATITVISDEVFAGVVRLDAAYLDGSPIELSLQSCIESENNE, from the coding sequence ATGGCCTTGATCTCTGTTGAAAATGTATCCAAAGTTTTTAGCATATATCCACTACGTCGTCATAAGCTGCAAGCTTTGCTAGGCATAGATGCTAGTCGGCACTGCATTAATAAATGGGCACTTAAAGAAATATCTTTCTCTATAGAAGCAGGCGAATCTATTGCGATTGTTGGCCGCAATGGTTCTGGAAAAAGCACTTTGCTCAAGCTTATTTGCCAAACGCTTAGCCCAAGCGAAGGCCTTATTACAGTAAATGGCAGAATTGGTGCCTTATTAGAGCTTGGTATCGGCTTTCATGAGGAATTGAGTGGTAGAGAAAATGTTTATATCTCTGGCCAACTACTCGGTATGAGCCGGCATGAAATAGACCAGCACATTGATAGCATCATTGGCTTTTCAGAGCTTGCAGAATATATTGATATTCAATTAAAAAAATATTCAAGTGGAATGCAAATGCGTTTGGCATTTAGCGTAGCAACCGCCGTTAGGCCAGAAATACTGATTGTGGATGAAGCGCTTTCTGTAGGGGATGCTTATTTCCAGCATAAATGTTTTGATAAAATAAAAGCATTTCAGGCTCTTGGTACTTCGCTTTTATTTGTATCGCACGACCCACTCGCGGTCAAAACACTTTGTGATCGAGCTATTTTATTAGATAAGGGAAAGATGCTTGCCGACGATAGCCCAGCTGCCATTCTTGATTACTATAATGCACTAATTTCAAATAGCGAAAATAATAAAATATGTATCGATGAAGGGGTTAGATCAGGGACGGGTGAAGCCAAGCTTCTTGCTGTTGACGTATATAAAGACAATGAAAAAATTCAGGCAGTTCTTTCTGGCAGTAAAATACAAATACATGTAACTTATCAAGTAGTACAAAAAATACCAGATTTAACTATTGGATTTTTAATTAAAGATAGAGTGGGCAATGAAGTGTTTGGATCAAATACATTTTTAATGCAGAAAAAACCACCTCTTAAGCAAGGTGAGAAATTTCAAATAATTTTTGAACTTGCAGATTTTAGACTAGCTGCTGGCAGCTATAACTTGAGTATTGCATTACACTCCTCCTATCACCATTTAATTAAAAACTATGATTGGTGGGATCATGCCGCCACCATTACTGTCATTTCTGATGAAGTATTTGCGGGAGTAGTAAGGCTTGATGCGGCTTATTTAGATGGCAGCCCCATAGAGCTGAGTTTGCAAAGTTGCATTGAATCTGAAAACAATGAGTAA
- a CDS encoding DUF4214 domain-containing protein, which produces MHNLDAIINRVQSYALSQNTQPTLLAVNKIDSTERYQLPWLPQSLRELIAIGNPHLFIFFSYQVILGRAPDTEGARNYHDLISSGRLSLRKFALQMLCSTESKHHDHLLKTNRLDRYIIALENKILTIWGGRRGAGLVGRIHDQLIKISSMNTATIQHSAILAKQSHDLEIINKKIAYTVNQQLINIESNLTASLNNANQELNDQYNKLFEQKIQNAHDVRDFVRGSIKQQTDGLNNIIDSFSETLNISQEKIKQELAHNLSAINKSLVDTEEKMLFISNGMINNGKTALYLNEQILKKNGRESATCYL; this is translated from the coding sequence ATGCATAATCTAGATGCAATCATTAATCGTGTTCAATCTTATGCACTTAGCCAAAATACACAGCCAACGCTATTGGCAGTTAACAAAATAGATAGCACTGAAAGATATCAATTGCCATGGTTGCCACAATCATTAAGAGAACTAATTGCAATTGGTAACCCACATTTATTTATATTTTTTTCATACCAAGTTATTTTAGGTAGAGCGCCAGATACAGAAGGCGCACGTAATTACCATGATTTAATATCATCAGGCAGACTCAGTTTACGTAAATTTGCATTACAAATGTTATGCAGCACTGAATCTAAACATCACGATCATTTATTAAAAACAAACCGGCTGGACCGCTATATTATTGCGCTTGAAAATAAAATACTAACCATATGGGGTGGCCGCCGTGGCGCAGGCCTAGTTGGTCGTATACACGATCAGCTCATTAAAATAAGCAGCATGAATACAGCCACGATTCAGCATAGTGCAATACTAGCCAAACAAAGCCACGATTTAGAAATCATCAATAAAAAAATAGCATATACCGTAAATCAGCAGCTAATTAATATAGAGAGCAATCTTACAGCTTCACTAAATAATGCAAATCAAGAATTAAACGATCAATACAATAAATTATTCGAGCAGAAAATACAAAATGCTCATGACGTAAGAGATTTTGTGCGCGGCAGCATTAAGCAGCAAACTGATGGTCTTAACAATATCATTGATAGTTTTTCTGAAACCCTAAATATAAGCCAAGAGAAGATCAAGCAAGAACTGGCACATAATTTATCTGCTATTAATAAATCACTTGTCGATACAGAGGAAAAAATGCTCTTTATCAGTAATGGTATGATTAATAATGGTAAAACAGCGCTCTATTTAAACGAACAAATTTTAAAAAAAAATGGCAGGGAATCCGCAACCTGCTACTTATGA
- a CDS encoding class I SAM-dependent methyltransferase yields the protein MDAYYLAFEAKFRGPEDEITGKLEKYTPYVEDILRTSQLPLLDIGMGRGEWIKLLNTKGLKAQGVDQSEEMIRHCREQNLSVVHADALDYLSNLKEKSIGAISSFHVVEHLPFEILFRLLKEAYRVLSPGGILILETPNPENVLVGSHTFYHDFSHKNPVTPNSLQFLAEYHGFKDCEILRLNPYPESAKVPGNDLLTERVNGHLCGPQDYALIAKRAGNKQ from the coding sequence GTGGATGCCTACTACCTTGCATTTGAAGCAAAGTTTCGTGGCCCAGAAGATGAAATCACTGGAAAACTAGAAAAATATACGCCGTATGTAGAAGATATATTAAGGACCAGCCAACTCCCTTTATTAGATATAGGTATGGGCCGTGGCGAGTGGATTAAATTACTGAACACAAAAGGTTTAAAAGCCCAAGGTGTAGATCAAAGTGAAGAAATGATTCGCCATTGTCGTGAGCAAAATTTATCTGTAGTACATGCGGATGCACTAGATTATTTATCTAATCTAAAAGAGAAATCAATTGGTGCTATTAGCTCATTTCATGTTGTAGAGCATTTGCCATTTGAAATACTATTTCGGTTATTGAAAGAAGCCTATCGAGTATTAAGCCCTGGTGGTATCCTTATTTTAGAAACGCCTAATCCAGAAAATGTGTTAGTAGGCAGCCATACCTTCTATCATGATTTTAGCCATAAAAATCCAGTAACTCCAAATAGTCTACAGTTTTTAGCTGAATATCATGGATTTAAAGACTGCGAAATACTACGTTTAAATCCTTATCCAGAGTCAGCTAAAGTACCAGGTAATGATTTACTCACCGAGCGGGTAAATGGCCATCTATGTGGGCCACAAGATTATGCACTGATTGCTAAACGCGCTGGAAATAAGCAATGA
- a CDS encoding glycosyltransferase family 4 protein — protein MFCPSRIEALKRQDLLIKALALAPKSLPIVIAGAGGQSESLKQLINQLGLYERVRMLGAISEAEKIAYYAHCTAVFFAPFDEDYGYITHEAMLSGKPVITCTDSGGPLEFIEHSHTGWIIPPNPQSIAEVLNWIAEHPSQTLEMGKTAKAAWPKLGISWNNVVSKLLES, from the coding sequence ATTTTTTGCCCCAGTAGAATAGAAGCTCTAAAGCGCCAAGATTTATTAATCAAAGCACTTGCACTGGCTCCTAAATCTTTACCTATTGTGATTGCAGGTGCTGGCGGACAATCGGAATCACTTAAACAATTAATTAATCAGCTAGGCTTATACGAAAGAGTGAGAATGCTAGGCGCAATTAGCGAAGCCGAGAAAATAGCCTATTACGCCCACTGTACCGCTGTATTCTTTGCTCCTTTCGATGAAGATTATGGCTATATCACCCATGAGGCCATGCTTTCCGGCAAGCCAGTAATTACCTGCACCGATTCTGGTGGGCCATTAGAGTTTATTGAGCACAGCCATACCGGCTGGATTATCCCCCCCAATCCTCAGTCCATAGCAGAGGTATTAAACTGGATTGCAGAGCACCCAAGTCAGACACTAGAAATGGGTAAAACCGCAAAAGCAGCATGGCCTAAATTAGGCATAAGCTGGAATAACGTAGTCAGCAAATTACTGGAGAGCTAA
- a CDS encoding glycosyltransferase yields the protein MKVAIVAPSGVPFVWGGAENIWKGLWLTLNQQENITAELIKLPSPEHDFWAIIQSYQNFAELDLNHFDLVISTKYPAWMIAHPRHILFMQHTLRGLYDTYPTNLTKNINHLAQKLPALYRQLSIKKPNRTHLIEFFAELKRIKELQILSPQDITLPGPLLRAIIHFLDAVALAPGQIFRYTAIAHEVANRKEYFPDGIKPDVLYHPSSLPQAGVIADTQIPPAIFTASRLDTPKRIDLLIKAYCKSGVKTPLRIAGTGPQGTELQKLIPPMLQLPCLGIYPSSN from the coding sequence TTGAAAGTCGCTATTGTTGCCCCAAGCGGAGTGCCCTTTGTGTGGGGCGGTGCTGAAAACATTTGGAAAGGCCTGTGGCTGACATTAAATCAGCAGGAAAACATTACGGCTGAGCTGATTAAATTACCCAGCCCGGAGCATGATTTTTGGGCCATTATTCAAAGCTATCAAAATTTTGCTGAACTCGATTTAAATCACTTTGATTTAGTCATTAGTACTAAATATCCAGCATGGATGATTGCCCATCCTCGGCATATTCTATTTATGCAACACACGCTGCGCGGCTTATACGATACTTATCCAACAAATTTAACAAAAAATATTAACCATTTGGCACAAAAATTACCTGCCCTATACCGCCAGCTAAGTATAAAAAAACCAAACAGAACCCATCTTATCGAATTCTTTGCAGAATTAAAACGCATTAAAGAATTACAAATCCTGAGCCCGCAAGATATTACTCTGCCCGGCCCGCTATTACGTGCAATTATTCATTTTCTTGATGCTGTCGCCTTAGCTCCTGGGCAAATTTTTCGCTATACAGCGATTGCCCATGAAGTTGCCAATCGCAAAGAATACTTTCCTGATGGTATTAAACCTGATGTGCTTTACCACCCAAGCTCGCTACCACAAGCTGGGGTTATAGCGGATACGCAAATTCCCCCGGCCATTTTTACCGCCAGCCGGCTCGATACACCTAAAAGAATTGATTTACTCATTAAAGCCTACTGTAAATCGGGGGTTAAAACGCCTTTAAGAATTGCAGGTACAGGCCCACAAGGTACTGAATTACAAAAACTAATCCCCCCAATGCTGCAATTACCCTGCTTGGGCATATATCCGAGCAGCAATTAG
- a CDS encoding glycosyltransferase — protein sequence MSEQQLAQEYANAIFVPFIPEHEDFGLISYEAMIAGKAVLSCTDSGGATELIRHMENGLIIEPDCDEIAKAIKQLCENPSLSYQLGQQAHNAVKDINWPTLAKELLNVNVPYQPKILVLNTYPIYPVISGGQARLYHLYSELSMLGYSVEILNLDFNTRIIKSRNLNENFIEVLIPVGNEFRKKLSAEEKRLNISCVDWLAAAHPELLPEWQTEIKRRAPWASVVICSHPYAYPAMIQAGVKQWLYEAHNVEADLKAQIYQQHPNEAQKIKELEFQCAMGALHIICCSNEDSQRMQALYQIPDHQFSVIANGADTQNIKYLDQAGRKEIRMQMGLESTNNISLFMGSNHGPNLEAVEKILIAAAQDISLQYIILGSVADAFKQRKIPNNVRFLGVVSQAEKQLWLQITSIGLNPMLNGSGSNLKLIEYAAAGLPIISTEFGVRGRGLRLGCII from the coding sequence ATATCCGAGCAGCAATTAGCGCAAGAATATGCCAATGCTATTTTTGTGCCTTTCATTCCCGAGCACGAAGACTTTGGCCTAATTAGTTATGAGGCCATGATTGCAGGAAAAGCTGTATTAAGCTGCACAGATAGCGGAGGCGCCACAGAATTAATCAGACATATGGAAAACGGCCTTATTATAGAACCAGATTGTGATGAAATCGCAAAAGCAATTAAACAACTTTGCGAAAACCCATCACTTAGCTATCAGCTTGGCCAACAAGCGCATAACGCGGTTAAAGATATAAACTGGCCAACATTAGCGAAAGAGCTTTTAAATGTAAACGTACCATATCAGCCCAAAATATTGGTACTCAATACCTATCCCATCTACCCCGTTATCAGCGGTGGGCAGGCACGGCTTTATCATTTGTATTCAGAGCTATCAATGCTTGGCTATTCGGTAGAGATACTTAACTTAGACTTTAATACCAGAATCATTAAAAGCAGAAACTTAAATGAGAACTTTATTGAAGTCTTAATACCGGTAGGCAATGAATTTAGAAAAAAACTAAGCGCAGAAGAAAAAAGATTAAATATATCCTGCGTTGATTGGCTAGCAGCCGCACATCCTGAGTTATTACCAGAATGGCAAACCGAGATTAAACGCCGTGCCCCATGGGCCAGCGTGGTTATCTGCAGCCATCCTTATGCATATCCGGCAATGATACAGGCTGGCGTTAAGCAATGGCTCTATGAAGCGCATAATGTAGAAGCCGACCTGAAGGCACAAATATATCAGCAGCACCCTAATGAAGCGCAAAAAATCAAAGAATTAGAATTCCAATGTGCCATGGGCGCGCTTCATATAATTTGCTGCAGCAATGAAGACAGCCAGCGTATGCAAGCCCTGTATCAAATCCCTGATCATCAATTCAGCGTAATTGCCAATGGCGCTGACACTCAAAATATTAAGTATTTAGACCAAGCAGGTCGCAAAGAAATACGCATGCAAATGGGGCTAGAATCCACAAATAATATATCCCTCTTTATGGGCAGCAATCACGGCCCCAATTTAGAAGCTGTAGAGAAAATATTGATCGCCGCAGCACAAGATATATCCCTGCAATATATTATTTTAGGCAGTGTAGCCGATGCATTTAAGCAACGTAAAATACCCAATAATGTGCGTTTTTTAGGCGTAGTCAGCCAAGCAGAAAAACAACTCTGGTTACAAATCACCTCCATCGGACTCAACCCAATGCTAAATGGTTCTGGATCTAATTTAAAACTCATTGAATATGCAGCGGCAGGGCTGCCAATTATTAGTACTGAGTTTGGGGTGAGGGGACGAGGTTTGAGACTGGGGTGCATTATATAA